In Tepidimonas taiwanensis, the following are encoded in one genomic region:
- a CDS encoding RsmB/NOP family class I SAM-dependent RNA methyltransferase, whose translation MPATPAPGPTAIPADLPPLPAAFTALLDALIPPDSRARVDASYTAPKDVVFRVNPLRAPDADTVLAALAPLTPTPIPGVPGVYRLPASGRDALTHHPLAADGSLYIQGVASMAAVWALDPQPGEEVLDLAAAPGGKTALIAAQMGNSGRIAAVDPVRARFFRLKANLQRLGVRNAQLYLKDGAQVGRLVPGRFDRVLLDAPCSSEAQFTRLDPASWAHWSPKKVRASAALQARLVRSAADALKPGGVLVYSTCSLSPEEDEVVLDALLRERHDLVPEPLPWPVELPALPGLTVWNGQPLHPGLALARRMLPTEWTDAFFLCRLRRRHSG comes from the coding sequence ATGCCCGCCACGCCTGCCCCCGGCCCCACGGCTATCCCCGCCGACCTGCCCCCGCTGCCCGCGGCGTTCACTGCGCTGCTCGACGCGCTGATCCCCCCGGACTCGCGAGCGCGCGTGGATGCCAGCTACACGGCCCCGAAGGACGTGGTGTTTCGCGTCAATCCGCTGCGCGCACCGGATGCGGACACGGTGCTCGCGGCGCTCGCGCCACTGACCCCCACCCCGATCCCGGGGGTTCCCGGCGTGTACCGGTTGCCGGCATCGGGCCGGGACGCCCTCACCCACCACCCGCTGGCCGCCGACGGCAGCCTCTACATCCAAGGCGTGGCGAGCATGGCGGCGGTGTGGGCGCTCGATCCGCAACCGGGTGAGGAAGTGCTCGACCTCGCCGCCGCGCCCGGCGGCAAAACCGCGCTGATCGCCGCGCAGATGGGCAACAGCGGCCGCATCGCCGCGGTGGATCCGGTGCGCGCGCGCTTCTTCCGGCTCAAGGCCAATCTGCAGCGGCTGGGCGTGCGCAACGCACAGCTCTACCTGAAGGACGGCGCGCAGGTCGGGCGGCTCGTACCCGGGCGGTTCGACCGCGTGCTGCTCGATGCGCCCTGCTCATCCGAGGCGCAGTTCACCCGGCTCGACCCGGCGTCGTGGGCGCACTGGAGCCCGAAAAAAGTGCGCGCGAGCGCCGCGCTGCAGGCGCGACTCGTGCGCTCCGCCGCCGACGCGCTCAAGCCAGGTGGGGTGTTGGTCTACAGCACCTGCTCGCTCTCGCCCGAGGAAGACGAGGTCGTGCTGGACGCGCTCTTGCGCGAGCGCCACGATCTCGTGCCGGAGCCGCTGCCGTGGCCGGTGGAACTGCCGGCATTGCCCGGCCTGACCGTTTGGAACGGGCAACCGCTGCACCCGGGCCTGGCGCTCGCCCGGCGCATGCTGCCCACCGAATGGACGGACGCGTTTTTTCTGTGCCGGCTGCGCAGGCGGCACTCGGGGTGA
- a CDS encoding MFS transporter, which produces MAISSPDATGAPPSVAWQRDATVIALVGLAHATSHFSHLLLAPLFPLFMREFGLSYSQVGALTSLFFVISGVGQALSGFLVDRVGARPVLFASIGLFMGSALAAALADGYGGLLLAAVLAGLGNAPFHPVDFSILNQRVSAPRLGHAFSVHGLTGNLGWALAPVFLVGITTMTHWRWAYWAAIGVYAAVLAVLWWQREHLHTTVVPRRHGSARTDDLAFLRLPVVWWCFGFFLLSTMTLAVVQTYATSILQAVHAVPLETATLTVTAYMLAGAVGMFVGGFVAARWRAVDRVVAWAMAAGAALMVLAATGWLGGIGSMALLAVTGFAIGIGGPSRDLLIRRATPQGATGRVYGTVYSGLDTGFAIAPLVFGVLMDHGWYAATLAGAAVTLLLAVAAALAVGGRTRPA; this is translated from the coding sequence ATGGCTATCTCATCCCCCGACGCGACGGGTGCGCCGCCGTCCGTTGCCTGGCAGCGGGACGCGACCGTGATCGCGTTGGTCGGGCTGGCCCACGCGACGTCACACTTTTCGCATCTGTTGCTCGCACCCCTGTTTCCGCTGTTCATGCGCGAGTTCGGCCTGAGCTATTCGCAGGTCGGCGCACTCACGAGCCTGTTTTTCGTCATCTCGGGCGTCGGACAGGCGTTGTCGGGGTTCCTGGTCGACCGGGTCGGGGCGCGGCCGGTGCTGTTTGCGTCGATCGGGCTGTTCATGGGGTCGGCGCTGGCCGCGGCGCTGGCCGATGGGTACGGCGGCCTGCTGCTCGCGGCGGTGCTCGCGGGTCTGGGCAACGCGCCCTTCCACCCGGTCGATTTTTCGATTTTGAACCAGCGCGTGTCGGCCCCGCGCCTGGGGCACGCGTTCAGCGTCCACGGCCTGACCGGCAACCTGGGCTGGGCGCTGGCACCGGTGTTTCTGGTCGGCATCACGACGATGACCCACTGGCGCTGGGCCTACTGGGCGGCGATCGGGGTGTACGCGGCCGTGCTGGCGGTGCTGTGGTGGCAGCGCGAGCACCTGCACACGACGGTCGTGCCGCGCCGCCACGGCAGCGCGCGCACCGATGACCTGGCGTTCCTGCGCCTGCCGGTCGTGTGGTGGTGTTTCGGCTTTTTCCTGTTGTCGACGATGACGCTCGCCGTGGTGCAGACGTACGCGACGTCCATCCTGCAGGCGGTGCACGCGGTGCCGCTGGAGACGGCAACGCTGACGGTGACGGCGTACATGCTCGCCGGCGCGGTGGGGATGTTCGTCGGTGGGTTCGTCGCCGCGCGCTGGCGCGCGGTCGACCGCGTGGTGGCGTGGGCGATGGCGGCGGGGGCCGCGCTGATGGTGCTGGCGGCGACCGGCTGGCTTGGGGGCATCGGGTCGATGGCGCTGCTGGCCGTCACCGGCTTTGCGATCGGGATCGGCGGGCCGAGCCGCGACCTGCTGATCCGGCGCGCCACGCCCCAGGGGGCGACCGGCCGGGTGTACGGCACCGTCTATTCGGGGCTGGACACCGGCTTTGCGATCGCGCCGCTGGTGTTTGGCGTGTTGATGGACCACGGCTGGTATGCGGCGACGCTCGCCGGTGCGGCGGTGACGCTGCTGCTGGCGGTGGCGGCGGCGCTCGCCGTCGGCGGGCGCACGCGCCCGGCCTGA
- a CDS encoding D-2-hydroxyacid dehydrogenase family protein → MNIVILDDYQDAVRKLACAHKLAPYPAKVYTNNVKGVGQLSVRLRDADIVVLIRERTQITRQLLEKLPRLKLIAQTGAVGRHIDVQACTERGVAVAEGVGDPVAPAELTWALIMAAMRRIPQYVSHLKHGAWQQSGLKSAAMPPNFGLGMVLRGRTLGIWGYGRIGQLVAGYGRAFGMRVIVWGSEASRARAAADGYETAASKAALFADSDVLSLHLRLSDTTTGCVTLEDLSQMKPTALLVNTARAELIEPDALVAALNRGRPGMAAVDVFESEPILQGHALLRLENCVCTPHIGFVELDNYEKYFSAAFDNVVNYIKGTPTNIVNPGALSVRR, encoded by the coding sequence ATGAATATCGTAATCCTCGACGACTATCAGGACGCCGTGCGCAAGCTCGCCTGCGCGCACAAGCTCGCCCCCTACCCCGCCAAGGTCTACACGAACAATGTCAAGGGCGTGGGGCAGCTGTCGGTGCGGCTGCGTGACGCCGATATCGTCGTGCTGATCCGCGAGCGGACCCAGATCACGCGCCAGTTGCTCGAAAAGCTCCCTCGCCTCAAGCTCATCGCGCAGACCGGTGCGGTCGGCCGGCACATCGACGTGCAGGCCTGCACCGAGCGCGGCGTCGCGGTGGCCGAAGGCGTGGGCGACCCCGTCGCCCCGGCGGAGCTGACGTGGGCGCTGATCATGGCCGCGATGCGCCGTATCCCGCAGTATGTGAGCCACCTGAAACACGGCGCCTGGCAGCAGTCGGGGCTGAAGTCAGCCGCGATGCCGCCCAACTTCGGGCTGGGCATGGTGTTGCGCGGCCGCACGCTGGGCATCTGGGGTTACGGCCGCATCGGCCAGCTCGTCGCGGGGTACGGACGCGCCTTCGGGATGCGCGTCATCGTCTGGGGAAGCGAGGCCAGCCGCGCGCGCGCCGCGGCCGACGGCTACGAAACCGCGGCCAGCAAGGCCGCCCTGTTCGCCGACAGCGATGTGCTGAGCCTGCACCTGCGCCTGAGCGACACGACGACCGGTTGCGTGACGCTGGAGGACCTCTCACAGATGAAACCGACCGCGCTGCTCGTCAACACCGCGCGGGCCGAACTGATCGAACCCGACGCGCTGGTCGCCGCCTTGAACCGCGGCCGCCCGGGCATGGCGGCGGTGGACGTCTTCGAGTCCGAGCCGATCCTGCAGGGGCACGCGCTGCTGCGGCTGGAGAACTGTGTCTGCACGCCCCACATCGGCTTCGTCGAACTCGACAACTACGAGAAATACTTCTCCGCCGCGTTCGACAACGTCGTCAACTACATCAAGGGGACGCCGACCAACATCGTCAACCCGGGGGCGCTGAGTGTGCGGCGCTAG
- a CDS encoding 3-hydroxyacyl-CoA dehydrogenase, with amino-acid sequence MLHAHAEPTFRNIGLVGTGAMGRGIAQIAAQAGCTVHLVDAQPAAVEAARTALRETWDKLVAKGRMTAEAATACSERLVPASGVEALAGCELVIEAIVERLDAKQSLFAQLEGIVGPDAVLATNTSSLSVTAIGSRLQRPQRLAGFHFFNPVPLMKVVEVVRGLKTDAAVTERLAAFAREMGHTPVQAQDTPGFIVNHAGRGYITEALRIAGECVADFATIDRILKDQMGFRLGPFELLDLTALDVSQPVMESIYHQYYEEPRFRPSVIAAQRLAGGVVGRKVGEGFYRYVDGQAQVPPEAPAPVLDTLPPVWVPGRAARRADLLQLLKDLGASVETAAQPSAQALIVTAPLGHDVTTVAAVERLDPGRTVGIDMLLPDAAVKRRVLATNPATRSDMRAAAHALFARDGKAVSVIRDSGGFVTQRVVATIVNIASDICQQGICTPADLETAVTLGLGYPAGPLAMGDRVGAASVLEILFNLQTVYGDMRYRPSPWLRRRGALGLSLLHTED; translated from the coding sequence ATGCTTCACGCACACGCCGAACCCACGTTCCGCAACATCGGCCTCGTCGGCACCGGCGCCATGGGGCGCGGTATCGCGCAGATCGCGGCCCAGGCCGGCTGTACCGTCCACCTGGTGGACGCCCAGCCCGCGGCCGTCGAAGCGGCGCGGACCGCGCTGCGCGAGACGTGGGACAAGCTGGTGGCCAAGGGGCGCATGACCGCCGAAGCGGCCACCGCGTGCAGCGAGCGCCTCGTGCCCGCCAGCGGGGTCGAGGCGCTGGCGGGCTGTGAACTGGTGATCGAAGCCATCGTCGAGCGCCTGGACGCCAAGCAGTCGCTCTTTGCCCAACTCGAGGGCATCGTCGGCCCGGATGCCGTGCTGGCCACCAACACCTCGTCGCTGTCGGTCACGGCCATCGGCAGCCGGCTGCAGCGGCCGCAGCGCCTTGCGGGTTTTCATTTCTTCAACCCCGTGCCGCTGATGAAGGTCGTGGAGGTCGTGCGCGGCCTCAAGACCGATGCCGCCGTCACCGAGCGGCTGGCGGCCTTCGCGCGCGAGATGGGCCACACGCCCGTGCAGGCGCAGGACACGCCGGGCTTCATCGTCAACCACGCCGGACGTGGCTACATCACCGAGGCGCTGCGCATCGCGGGCGAGTGCGTGGCCGACTTCGCCACGATCGACCGCATCCTCAAGGACCAGATGGGCTTTCGCCTCGGCCCCTTCGAGCTGCTGGACCTGACGGCGCTGGACGTCTCGCAACCGGTGATGGAGTCGATCTACCACCAGTACTACGAGGAGCCGCGCTTTCGCCCCAGCGTGATCGCCGCGCAGCGGCTCGCCGGCGGCGTCGTCGGTCGCAAGGTTGGCGAGGGCTTCTACCGCTACGTCGACGGGCAGGCGCAGGTGCCGCCGGAGGCCCCCGCGCCCGTGCTCGACACGCTGCCGCCGGTGTGGGTGCCGGGTCGGGCCGCGCGCCGCGCGGACCTGCTGCAACTGCTGAAAGATCTGGGCGCCAGCGTCGAAACCGCGGCGCAGCCGTCGGCCCAGGCGCTGATCGTCACGGCCCCGCTGGGCCACGACGTCACGACCGTGGCCGCGGTCGAGCGGCTGGACCCCGGACGCACGGTCGGCATCGACATGCTGCTGCCGGATGCCGCGGTGAAGCGCCGCGTGCTCGCCACCAACCCCGCGACCCGCAGCGACATGCGGGCAGCGGCCCACGCGCTGTTTGCGCGCGATGGCAAGGCCGTCAGCGTCATCCGCGACAGCGGGGGCTTCGTCACCCAGCGTGTGGTGGCCACCATCGTCAACATCGCCTCTGACATCTGCCAGCAGGGCATCTGCACGCCGGCGGACCTGGAGACGGCCGTCACGCTCGGCTTGGGCTACCCCGCCGGCCCGCTCGCGATGGGCGACCGCGTCGGTGCGGCGAGCGTCCTGGAAATCCTGTTCAACCTGCAGACCGTCTATGGCGACATGCGCTATCGTCCCTCGCCGTGGCTGCGCCGCCGTGGGGCCCTGGGCCTGAGCCTGCTGCACACCGAGGACTGA
- a CDS encoding oxepin-CoA hydrolase, alternative type, translating to MTGTLQPHSHGSTLVLTIHNPEHRNALGPEIYVAGIEALIAAERNADVRCVVITGSSGTFCAGGNLQRLLANREQPPAVQADSIEALHSWIEAVRSFPKPVIAAVEGACAGAGFSLALACDLLIAARDAVFVMAYVNVALSPDGGATWSLMRQLPRATAMQLLMLGERTGAERLHQLGLVTAVTPPGEALAEALRLAERLGGKAPNALASIKALANEALTQSLPAQLRDERDHFVRNLHHPNAGEGIRAFLDKRPARYR from the coding sequence ATGACCGGCACCCTCCAACCCCACAGCCACGGCAGCACGCTGGTGCTGACGATCCACAACCCCGAGCACCGCAACGCACTCGGGCCCGAAATCTACGTCGCCGGTATCGAAGCGCTGATCGCGGCCGAACGCAACGCCGACGTGCGCTGCGTGGTCATCACCGGGTCGAGTGGCACCTTCTGCGCCGGCGGCAACCTGCAGCGGCTGCTGGCCAACCGCGAACAGCCACCCGCGGTCCAGGCCGACAGCATCGAGGCGCTGCACAGCTGGATCGAGGCGGTGCGCAGCTTTCCGAAACCCGTGATCGCCGCGGTCGAAGGCGCGTGCGCCGGGGCGGGCTTTTCGCTCGCACTGGCGTGTGACCTGCTCATCGCCGCGCGCGACGCGGTGTTCGTGATGGCCTACGTCAACGTCGCGCTGTCGCCGGACGGCGGTGCCACCTGGAGCCTGATGCGCCAGCTGCCGCGCGCGACCGCGATGCAGCTGCTGATGCTGGGCGAACGCACGGGGGCCGAACGGCTGCACCAGCTCGGTCTCGTCACGGCCGTCACCCCACCGGGCGAGGCGCTGGCGGAGGCGCTGCGCCTGGCCGAGCGCCTGGGCGGCAAGGCGCCCAATGCGCTGGCCAGCATCAAGGCGCTCGCCAACGAGGCGCTGACGCAGTCCCTGCCGGCCCAGCTGCGCGATGAGCGCGACCATTTCGTGCGCAACCTGCACCACCCGAACGCCGGCGAGGGCATCCGGGCCTTCCTGGACAAACGCCCCGCCCGCTACCGCTGA
- a CDS encoding Crp/Fnr family transcriptional regulator, with the protein MDEPMLTMEEREAINHGRWFSSLSPSLRHDILRCAFVKRYQDGDLIAARGDPPTVWSAVAKGAVRVSSTSITGKQITLTYVEPGVWFGDVAMFDGDARTHDAYAHGPTTLLCVARSDFRKILDQHVELYEALLRLQARRIRTLFGLVEDLNTLPLRARLAKQLLHLCRSYGVPCLANGNEIRIGLQLAQEELAQLLGASRQRVNQELKTMEREGAIRIEPGGLVVRDRSMLMRIVESEP; encoded by the coding sequence CTGGATGAGCCGATGCTGACAATGGAAGAACGCGAGGCGATCAACCACGGTCGCTGGTTTTCCAGTCTTTCTCCGTCGCTGCGGCACGACATCCTGCGATGCGCTTTCGTCAAACGGTATCAGGACGGCGATCTCATCGCCGCGCGGGGCGACCCGCCCACCGTGTGGAGCGCGGTGGCCAAAGGCGCGGTGCGCGTGAGTTCCACCTCCATCACCGGCAAGCAGATCACGTTGACCTACGTGGAGCCAGGGGTGTGGTTCGGCGACGTCGCGATGTTCGATGGGGACGCGCGCACCCACGACGCCTACGCCCACGGCCCGACGACGCTGCTGTGCGTGGCGCGCAGCGACTTCCGCAAGATCCTGGACCAGCACGTGGAGCTGTACGAGGCGCTGCTACGCCTGCAGGCGCGGCGCATCCGCACGCTGTTCGGTTTGGTGGAAGACCTCAACACCCTGCCGCTGCGCGCGCGGCTGGCCAAGCAGCTGCTGCACCTGTGCCGCTCGTATGGTGTACCGTGCCTGGCGAACGGCAACGAAATTCGCATCGGGCTGCAACTGGCGCAGGAGGAATTGGCCCAGCTGCTGGGCGCCTCTCGCCAGCGCGTCAACCAGGAGCTCAAAACCATGGAGCGCGAAGGGGCCATCCGCATCGAGCCGGGTGGCCTGGTCGTGCGCGACCGCTCGATGCTGATGCGCATCGTCGAATCCGAACCCTGA
- a CDS encoding phosphotransferase: MSDTPTADTPASPHALDTAALARWLEAHLDGFRGPLTVEKFPGGQSNPTYRLQTPTRRYVMRTKPGPVAKLLPSAHAIEREFRVMQALAGTAVPVPRMFVLCEDESVIGRAFYVMEHVEGRVLWDQSMPGMTPTERRAHYLEMNRVLAALHRVDVQTVGLADYGKPGNYFERQIARWSKQYVASITDPIPEMDALMDWLPQHLPDSARDERLVSIVHGDYRLDNLMFHPSEPRIVAVLDWELSTLGHPLADFSYHCMSWHIAPGAFRGIAGLDLSALGIPSEDEYIERYCAQTGFATPQALRRDWPFYLAYNAFRLAAILQGIAKRVELGIASSAQARQSAAGARPLAQLAWRFAQQAH, translated from the coding sequence ATGTCTGACACCCCGACCGCTGACACCCCGGCCAGTCCGCACGCGCTCGACACCGCGGCACTGGCGCGCTGGCTCGAAGCCCACCTCGACGGCTTTCGCGGGCCGCTGACGGTGGAGAAGTTTCCGGGCGGCCAGTCCAACCCGACGTACCGCCTGCAGACGCCGACCCGGCGCTACGTGATGCGCACCAAGCCGGGGCCGGTGGCCAAGCTCCTGCCCTCGGCCCACGCGATCGAGCGCGAGTTTCGCGTCATGCAGGCGCTCGCGGGCACTGCCGTGCCGGTGCCGCGCATGTTCGTGCTGTGCGAGGACGAGTCCGTCATCGGCCGCGCGTTCTACGTGATGGAGCACGTCGAGGGGCGCGTGCTGTGGGACCAGTCGATGCCGGGGATGACGCCCACCGAGCGGCGCGCCCACTACCTGGAAATGAACCGGGTGCTCGCCGCGCTGCACCGGGTGGACGTGCAGACCGTGGGCCTCGCGGACTACGGCAAGCCCGGCAACTATTTCGAGCGCCAGATCGCCCGCTGGAGCAAGCAGTACGTCGCTTCCATCACCGACCCGATCCCGGAGATGGACGCGCTGATGGACTGGCTGCCGCAGCACCTGCCGGACTCGGCGCGGGACGAGCGGTTGGTGAGCATCGTGCACGGCGACTACCGGCTCGACAACCTGATGTTCCACCCGAGCGAGCCGCGCATCGTCGCGGTGCTGGACTGGGAACTCTCGACGCTGGGCCACCCGCTGGCCGACTTCAGTTACCACTGCATGTCGTGGCACATCGCGCCCGGCGCGTTTCGTGGCATCGCCGGGCTCGATCTGTCGGCGCTCGGCATCCCGTCCGAGGACGAGTACATCGAGCGCTACTGCGCGCAGACCGGCTTTGCCACGCCGCAGGCGCTGCGGCGCGACTGGCCCTTCTACCTCGCGTACAACGCGTTCCGGCTGGCGGCGATCCTGCAGGGGATCGCCAAACGCGTGGAGCTGGGCATCGCCTCCAGCGCCCAGGCACGCCAAAGCGCCGCCGGTGCCCGGCCGCTGGCGCAGCTGGCGTGGCGCTTCGCGCAACAGGCCCACTGA
- a CDS encoding acyl-CoA dehydrogenase family protein: MDFAYSPRVQALRERLMAFMDEHIYPNEERFEAEVEANRAAGNAWLPNQLIEELKPKARAAGLWNLFLPNSPRAPEGLSNLEYAPLCEIMGRVPWAAEVFNCSAPDTGNMETLERYASEAIKDRWLEPLLRGEIRSAFLMTEPDVASSDATNIQCRIERDGDHYVINGRKWWSSGAGDPRCAVYIVMGKTNPDAPKHQQQSMIVVPADTPGIRVVRALSVFGYDDAPHGHMEVELHNVRVPAENILLGEGRGFEIAQGRLGPGRIHHCMRSIGAAERALELMCQRLNSRVAFGKPIATQTIWHERIAEARCLIEQARLLVLKAAYMMDTVGNKAAKAEIAMIKVVAPNVACRVIDWAIQAYGGAGVSQVTPLARSYAHQRTLRLADGPDEVHRNAIAKLELAKHMATHEEVQLPVTRGC; the protein is encoded by the coding sequence ATGGACTTTGCCTACAGCCCCCGCGTCCAGGCCCTGCGCGAACGCCTGATGGCCTTCATGGACGAACACATCTACCCCAACGAGGAACGCTTCGAGGCCGAGGTGGAGGCCAACCGCGCCGCGGGCAACGCGTGGCTGCCGAACCAGCTCATCGAGGAGCTCAAGCCCAAGGCCCGCGCCGCCGGTTTGTGGAACCTGTTCCTGCCGAATTCCCCGCGCGCCCCGGAGGGTTTGAGCAACCTGGAGTACGCGCCGCTGTGCGAGATCATGGGGCGTGTCCCGTGGGCGGCCGAGGTGTTCAACTGCTCCGCCCCGGACACCGGCAACATGGAAACGCTGGAGCGCTACGCCAGTGAAGCGATCAAGGACCGCTGGCTGGAGCCGCTGCTGCGCGGCGAAATCCGCTCCGCCTTCCTGATGACCGAGCCGGACGTGGCCTCGTCGGACGCCACCAACATCCAGTGTCGCATCGAGCGCGACGGCGACCACTACGTGATCAACGGCCGCAAGTGGTGGTCCTCCGGCGCGGGTGACCCGCGCTGCGCGGTCTACATCGTGATGGGCAAGACCAACCCGGACGCGCCCAAACACCAGCAGCAGTCGATGATCGTCGTGCCCGCCGACACGCCGGGCATCCGCGTCGTGCGCGCGCTGTCTGTGTTTGGCTACGACGATGCGCCGCACGGGCACATGGAGGTCGAGCTCCACAACGTGCGCGTACCGGCCGAGAACATCCTGCTCGGCGAGGGGCGCGGCTTCGAGATCGCCCAGGGGCGCCTCGGGCCCGGGCGGATCCACCACTGCATGCGCTCCATCGGCGCGGCCGAGCGGGCGCTGGAGCTGATGTGCCAGCGCCTGAACAGCCGTGTGGCCTTCGGCAAACCCATCGCCACGCAAACCATCTGGCACGAGCGCATCGCGGAGGCGCGCTGCCTGATCGAGCAGGCGCGGCTGCTGGTCCTCAAGGCCGCTTATATGATGGACACCGTCGGCAACAAGGCAGCCAAAGCCGAGATCGCGATGATCAAGGTCGTCGCCCCCAACGTCGCCTGCCGCGTCATCGACTGGGCCATCCAGGCCTACGGCGGCGCCGGCGTCTCGCAGGTCACGCCGCTGGCGCGCAGTTACGCCCATCAACGCACGCTGCGCCTGGCCGACGGCCCGGACGAGGTACACCGCAATGCGATCGCGAAATTGGAGCTGGCCAAACACATGGCAACGCACGAGGAAGTGCAGCTGCCGGTAACACGTGGATGCTAA